A genome region from Dromaius novaehollandiae isolate bDroNov1 chromosome 34, bDroNov1.hap1, whole genome shotgun sequence includes the following:
- the CCDC97 gene encoding coiled-coil domain-containing protein 97, producing MAAAVVRLHPVPGADGLPSSPGADGEEPRGPTATEQGPTAERSPTATEQDSKDAMVEQDPKMMEQEPKMMEQEPKVMKQDPTAMEQDPTAEPDPAAMEPDPAAVEAMLAAVAGSRLRVRSQQQGEPELTAAERRRELRELFLRKPLVFLERFHGALGAEHLGCFAHLGARYEVAFYCEEVRRAARDAHRRRRRDTRRRNRRYAALRQLIQGGEYFSEEEMRAREPLLYEQYIGQYRDAEGAPAPGPTATPGPTAAPGPTAAPGPTAEPALGPLAQLLLRSVEEAAVQRRLRGQRQREDACAEEEEESEEEAAGAAPDAWVPDVAERAMLRAEFTSRMHQRFLDGEDGDFDYSQVDDNPELDNLDIVSRDAEERYFDGEEPGAAPEPEPEPEEGTPGPLAAPRRCAQ from the exons atggcggcggcgg TCGTCCGACTTCACCCCGTCCCCGGCGCTGACGGTCTCCCCTCGTCCCCAGGTGCCGACGgcgaggagccccggggccccacggcgacggagcagggcccCACGGCGGAGCGGAGCCCCACGGCGACGGAGCAGGACTCAAAG GACGCCATGGTGGAGCAGGACCCCAAGATGATGGAGCAGGAGCCCAAGATGATGGAGCAGGAGCCCAAGGTGATGAAGCAGGACCCCACGGCGATGGAGCAGGACCCCACGGCGGAGCCGGACCCCGCGGCGATGGAGCCGGACCCGGCGGCGGTGGAGGCCAtgctggcggcggtggcgggcagCCGGCTGCGGGTGCGGAGCCAGCAGCAGGGCGAGCCGGAGCTGACGGCggccgagcggcggcgggagcTGCGGGAGCTCTTCCTCCGCAAGCCCCTGGTCTTCCTCGAGCGCTTCCACGGGGCGCTGGGCGCCGAGCACCTGGGCTGCTTCGCCCACCTGGGCGCCCGCTACGAGGTGGCCTTCTACTGCGAGGAGGTGCGGCGGGCCGCCCGCGAcgcccaccgccgccgccgccgcgacaCCCGCCGCCGCAACCGCCGCTACGCCGCCCTCCGGCAGCTCATCCAAG GCGGCGAGTACTTCAGCGAGGAGGAGATGCGGGCGCGGGAGCCGCTGCTCTACGAGCAGTACATCGGGCAGTACCGCGACGCCgagggggccccggcgcccggccccacggcaacgcccggccccacggccgcccccggccccacggcggcccccggccccacggcggagCCCGCCCTGGGGCCGCTGGCCCAGCTGCTGCTGCGCTCGGTGGAGGAGGCGGCGGTGCAGCGGCGTCTGcgcgggcagcggcagcgcgAGGACGCctgcgccgaggaggaggaggagagcgaag aggaggcggcgggggcggccccggacgcctgggtccccgacGTGGCGGAGCGCGCCATGCTGCGCGCCGAGTTCACCAGCCGCATGCACCAGCGCTTCCTCGACGGCGAGGACGGCGACTTCGACTACag CCAGGTGGACGACAACCCCGAGCTGGACAACCTGGACATCGTCTCGCGCGACGCCGAGGAGCGGTACTTCGACGGCGAGGAGCCCGGCGCCgcgcccgagcccgagcccgagcccgaggaggggacgcctgggcccctcgcggCACCGCGGCGCTGCGCCCAATAA